From Neisseria musculi, the proteins below share one genomic window:
- the rplQ gene encoding 50S ribosomal protein L17: protein MRHRNGNRKLNRSSSHRTAMLRNMGNSLLSCETIITTLPKAKELRRVVEPLITLGKKPSLANRRLAFNRTRDRNVVVKLFDELGPRFATRNGGYIRILKYGFRKGDNAPLALVELVDKTEE, encoded by the coding sequence ATGCGTCATCGTAATGGCAATCGTAAATTAAATCGTAGTAGCAGCCATCGGACTGCGATGCTACGGAATATGGGTAATTCTTTATTGAGCTGTGAAACCATCATAACTACTTTGCCAAAAGCTAAAGAGTTGCGTCGTGTGGTAGAGCCCTTAATTACTTTGGGCAAAAAGCCTTCTTTGGCTAATCGTCGCTTAGCATTCAACCGTACCCGTGACAGAAATGTTGTTGTAAAACTGTTTGATGAACTGGGTCCACGTTTCGCTACTCGTAACGGTGGTTATATTCGTATCTTGAAATACGGTTTCCGAAAGGGAGACAATGCCCCATTGGCATTGGTTGAATTAGTGGATAAAACTGAAGAATAA
- the rpsD gene encoding 30S ribosomal protein S4, which produces MARYIGPKCKLARREGTDLFLKSARRSLESKCKIDSEPGHHGAKKSRLSDYGLQLREKQKIRRMYGVLERQFRRYFAEAARRKGSTGELLLQLLESRLDNVVYRMGFGSTRAEARQLVSHKAITVNGQVVSIPSYQVKAGDVVRVREKAKKQVRIQEALSLATQIGLPGWVSVDINKMEGIFKNMPDRSELTGDINEQLVVEFYSK; this is translated from the coding sequence ATGGCACGTTATATTGGCCCTAAATGTAAATTGGCTCGTCGTGAAGGTACAGATTTATTTTTAAAGAGTGCGCGCCGTTCTTTGGAATCCAAGTGCAAAATTGATTCTGAGCCTGGTCATCATGGAGCTAAAAAGTCTCGTCTTTCCGACTATGGTCTGCAGTTGCGTGAAAAACAAAAGATCCGTCGTATGTATGGCGTTTTGGAGCGCCAGTTCCGCCGCTATTTCGCAGAAGCTGCTCGTCGTAAAGGTTCTACTGGTGAGTTATTACTCCAGTTATTGGAGTCACGTTTAGACAATGTTGTGTATAGAATGGGTTTTGGTTCTACTCGTGCGGAAGCACGTCAATTAGTATCGCACAAAGCTATTACTGTAAATGGTCAGGTGGTAAGTATCCCTTCTTACCAAGTTAAGGCTGGCGATGTTGTAAGAGTTCGCGAAAAAGCTAAAAAACAAGTACGCATTCAAGAGGCCTTGAGTTTGGCAACGCAAATTGGCTTACCTGGTTGGGTTTCTGTTGATATAAACAAAATGGAAGGCATATTTAAGAATATGCCTGATCGCTCGGAGTTAACTGGCGATATTAATGAACAGCTGGTGGTAGAGTTCTACTCTAAATAA
- a CDS encoding DNA-directed RNA polymerase subunit alpha yields MQNSTSEFLKPRQIDVDNLSASRARVSMQPFERGFGHTLGNALRRILLSSMSGFAPTEVAITGVLHEYSTVEGIQEDVVDILLNLKGVVFKLHGRSQVQLILRKSGAGIVVAGDISLPHDVEIINPEHIICHLAENGQIEMEIKIEQGRGYQSVSGRRIIRDENRQIGAIQLDANFSPINRVSFEVEPARVEQRTDLDRLVLDIETDGSIDPEEAVRSAARILIEQMSVFADLQGTPLEEIEEKGPPIDPILLRPVDDLELTVRSANCLKAEDIYYIGDLIQRTETELLKTPNLGRKSLNEIKEVLASKGLTLGSKLEAWPPVGLEKP; encoded by the coding sequence ATGCAAAACAGCACTTCTGAATTTTTGAAACCTCGTCAAATCGATGTAGATAACTTGTCTGCCAGCCGTGCAAGAGTATCTATGCAGCCGTTTGAACGTGGTTTTGGCCATACTTTAGGTAATGCTTTGCGTCGTATCTTACTGTCATCCATGAGCGGTTTTGCACCTACTGAAGTGGCTATTACTGGTGTTTTGCATGAGTATTCTACTGTCGAAGGGATTCAGGAAGATGTTGTCGATATTTTGTTGAACCTGAAAGGCGTAGTTTTTAAATTGCATGGACGCAGTCAAGTTCAGTTAATTTTGAGAAAATCTGGAGCAGGCATAGTAGTGGCAGGCGATATTAGCCTGCCACATGATGTGGAAATCATTAATCCCGAACATATTATTTGCCATCTTGCAGAAAATGGTCAGATTGAGATGGAAATCAAGATAGAGCAGGGGCGCGGTTACCAGTCTGTTTCTGGTCGTCGGATTATTCGCGATGAAAACCGACAAATTGGCGCAATTCAGTTGGATGCAAATTTTTCGCCTATTAATCGTGTTAGTTTTGAAGTTGAGCCGGCACGTGTAGAGCAGCGTACGGATTTGGATCGTTTGGTATTGGATATCGAAACAGATGGTTCTATTGATCCGGAGGAGGCGGTTCGTAGTGCTGCACGTATTTTGATTGAGCAAATGTCTGTTTTTGCTGATTTGCAGGGAACACCACTTGAAGAGATAGAAGAAAAAGGACCTCCCATTGATCCGATTCTGTTGCGCCCTGTAGATGATTTAGAGCTGACAGTACGTTCGGCTAACTGTTTGAAAGCTGAAGATATTTATTATATTGGTGATTTAATTCAGCGTACCGAGACAGAACTTTTAAAAACACCGAATTTGGGTAGAAAATCTTTGAATGAAATCAAAGAGGTTTTAGCTTCAAAAGGGTTGACATTGGGTTCAAAACTGGAAGCTTGGCCACCAGTAGGCTTGGAAAAACCGTAA
- the rpsK gene encoding 30S ribosomal protein S11, giving the protein MAKANTASRVRKKVRKTVSEGIAHVHASFNNTIITITDRQGNALSWATSGGAGFKGSRKSTPFAAQVAAEAAGKVAQEYGVKNLEVRIKGPGPGRESSVRALNVLGFKITSITDVTPLPHNGCRPPKKRRI; this is encoded by the coding sequence TTCACGTGTACGCAAAAAAGTACGTAAAACCGTGAGTGAAGGTATTGCGCATGTTCATGCTTCTTTCAATAATACCATCATTACTATTACAGACCGTCAAGGCAATGCATTGTCTTGGGCTACCTCAGGCGGTGCTGGTTTTAAAGGTTCTCGTAAAAGTACACCTTTTGCTGCGCAGGTGGCAGCAGAAGCAGCTGGTAAAGTTGCCCAAGAGTATGGAGTTAAAAATTTAGAAGTTCGCATCAAAGGTCCGGGACCTGGCCGTGAGTCTTCTGTTCGCGCACTCAATGTTTTGGGTTTCAAGATTACCAGCATTACAGACGTTACCCCATTGCCCCATAATGGCTGCCGTCCGCCTAAGAAACGTCGTATTTAA